The nucleotide sequence tattaaacaagtttcactttttgaatggaattactgaaagaaaaacagctttttcatgATATCTAATGATATGACCAGCACCAGTATATcagcttgtgtgtgtgtatgtgtgatgTGTTCAGGGTCTCTGTGCAGAGAGGGATTTTAAAGTTGTCCATGGTGGTTTCTCAGACGGCCCTGTTCGCTGCCTCAGACACGTTCCAGGAACCAGGTGAGTTCAGACGTCAAGCTGCTTCATTTTTCTCTTAAAAACCAGCGTCCTCCACTGCAAAGAgggactaaaaataagtcaagttttatttaaatgagtgtttgtccttgatttgagcaggtaaataagatgatctgccaattgaacaagatttttgctcttaaaataggaacaattcatatCCATCATATTATTTAAAGTgttgtatatctaattatcttattataggggtcaacatactcattccattggcagataatcttatttacctgctcaaattaaggacaaatgtactaatttcaagaaaattttagttACCTTTAGTCATATTCAGGTAGAAATTGAAAGAGtagtaaaatataaagaaaactaTGCAAACATTCTCTgccaaacttaaaaaaaaaagacaaaccattAATGcttatttaaacagttttagtaTAAAATAAACCCATGTTGTAAAGGTGGGATAAATAAAAACCATTTTCCATCTGTAGAATATTCCACTTTCaccacatttttatatttagacTGGGTTGTATcttaataaatcagaatatcagTGAAAAGTATATTTTAGTAATTTGTTCACAGAGAGAAACATTTATGGATTTGTTACTCACAGGCGGATCTAGTTCTGTTAATCTCAAGGTTTCTGGCTCACAgctcataaaaacacaaattcagATTCTttagaaattagaatattactcaGGGCcgattaaataaattttaatacaGCATTCTGTTAGTTTGGATGAGAGTCTAGTCTGAATGcctaataatatataataatatgtCTTAATACCTTTTATAGAATTACAGGCTCTCAGCTGGGTTTCATGATCAGCTGAATAACAAGAAATTAGATTTATATTCATCATTCTGTGTGTAATCTATATCTGAGCATCAATTGTGTGAATTGAAGGACAGAAATATGTTCTGACCATATTATGGTTAGTGACGTGTAAATGTGGGAAATAttaatcatatttaaaaatagcttAAGAACTACAGATAGGAAAATAACACAACCTGAACAacagaaatctgtttttaagatttaaatcttttaaatgttgttgATTCAAAGACACTTTaaattaatcccaaagggaaatgaaatattgtgaCGTAGCAGCTGATCCAGGTGTTCTGTCAGGTGTGTCGTGACTAATGACGGGCGGAGCTCCGACCTGCAGCTCTGGGACCTCGGAGGAGACGACAGCGGTGAGTTTTAGTTCCCAGAAACTCCTCATTGATGcagcataaaataaacatttctttattatCGCCATTAGTTTTCCttaaaagaatatttttaaCATCTTATTGTAAATAAATCAGTTTCTTCACCTGATGATTGTTAGAAAAACAGCCGACAGAAGCTGAATAAAACTACAGGAAAGGCTTTAATGGCTCTCAGATGACCGATAATAAGCAAAAAGACTCATAATCGCTGCTCTTTATGTTGCATATTCATTTTCAACAAGACTTTATGAAAATTAAACTGACTGAATCTGATATATTTGAAATTATAGGAAATCTTGAATGTTAATAGAAAGTTACCTGCGTCATTTACAGCCCTGAAAACATGAGTGACATTGATGGGGAGAaagtatttattaaacatttcattCAGAATTAAAACCGTTTTTTCTTGTTGCTGTGAAGAGTTGAAAAggtgtccttgttttttttatttaatgaggAGAGAAAATCAACGCTCATCGACACGAAGGGCCACATTTCATGGTCCTAATTTAGCCTTAACCTGCCGTTTGAGTTTGTTTATTACGCCGTAATAATGTTAGTCTGGCTACATTCAGGCTTCAACCAACCCTCAGTGTTTATTTATTCCTCCTGGCCTTCAGAATAATGCTCCATCGCTACATTTAGATTAATAACTGGGGCAATGCTTCACTGCATCTTTGTGGGGAGAAACTCTGACCCAGCTGCCGGTGGAGCTCAGCTCCCAGGAGAGGATGTACGGAAGCGTATTGCTGCcactggacaaaatattttttttgttgcttatcttgtataaacatgataattatcttgtaaaaacgtgataattatcttgtataaacgtgacaattatcttgtaaaaacgtgataattatcttgtataaacgtgataattatcttgtataaatgtgataattatcttgtataaatgtgataattatcttgtaaaaacgtgataattatcttgtataaacgtgataattatcttgtataaatgtgataattatcttgtataaatgtgataattatcttgtaaaaacgtgataattatcttgtataaacatgataattatcttgtaaaaacgtgataattatcttttaaaaacgtgaaaattatcttgtaaaaacgtgatacCTTATCCAGATGGTGGCGCTAGTATGCTTTTAGTCTGTATTGACCGCAAGActcatttaaaaagaagaaaagaagaagttttGCCTTGTTAAGCCCACCAGCTTTCAATCCGCTGATTATGATTGCTGGAACCAGAAATAAAGCAGTTAATGGAGGAGCGATCAGCACTCCATCGTAGGAACCTCGGCATTTCTGCCATTGTAACATTTTTAGTTCCAAAATCAGCGTGGATTCGAGCAGGGGTCTCCATCCTCGTCTCAACTTCTTTTATAAAATATCCAGCCATAATTTTAGGATCACTGCTTGTGGAAAAAGCATGGAGCCATACAATTTGCCTGGAAAAGCCATCGATTGCCCCATTAATACAGATACCAAATGGCTTTAGTTTATCATAGGAGTCAACATGCCACAAGAAATTAGGTCCAGGATTAATATACACGGGTCGTGTCAGCCTCCTCTTCCGCCTTCGTTCCACACCCCTGGGGTCGAGAAATTTTAACAGATGTCTCACTGTACTCTGAGTCAAAACATATCCATGTTGAACACATTTAAGGTGGTGAAACTTATATCCATGCTGGCTCCCATAACTCTCCAGCTGTTCAATGAGAAAGGCCGCCACATCCAGAGgatctgattgatttttttcttctgtagaGTCCTATTCTTTGGAGGATTCTTCTCAATGTTCGCATACTAATACTGATCTCATCCACTGTGTGCAGCAGCATCAGTATCTCTCCGTGTCTTAGACCGAGCATAAAGTAGAACTTAATCAACTCTGGTAAACTTGCCATTGTACTACCGAGTAGATGATGTACATGCTTCTTTTTCACCTTAAATGAGTCAGACTAAAAGCATACTAGCGCCACCATCTGGATAAGTTATCACGTTTTTataagataattatcatgtttatacaagataaatatcacgtttatacaagataattatcacgtttttacaagataattatcatgtttatacaagataattatcacgtttatacaagataattatcacgtttatacaagataattatcacgtttttacaagataattatcacgtttatacaagataaatatcacgtttatacaagataaatatcacgtttatacaagataaatatcacgtttttacaagataattatcacgtttatacaagataattatcacgtttttacaagataattatcacgtttatacaagataattatcacgtttatacaagataatgatcacgtttatacaagataattatcatgtttatacaagataagcaacaaaaaaaatattttgtccagtgGCAGCAATACGCTTCCGTAAGGATGtgttaaaacaaccaaaatggaTAAACTAGATAAACAGAACCAATTCACATCGGATCTCACCAACGGGTCCGATTCTCACCCAGTTAGGCTGAATATTCGGTTCCAGCTCTGCGTTGTTGTAGTTTCTGAGTCAGGCCAgatgtttgctgctgtttgaACCTCTGCTGCGTCCCGCCAGACGTGATCCGGAGAACGGGAAGCATCCGGGGGACGAGTGCGTCGCAGACCGGCACCAGGATCGCCGCTCCGCCCTCGGCTCCGGCTCGGGTCCTCCATGGAGCGCGGAGCAGCGACGTGCGGCTGACCCACCTGAGCACGGGACAGACGCTTTACAAGCTGGGTAGCCACAGAGCCTCCCGTCCAGCTGATGGTTCCCGGCCTTTAGTGTCGGGGGGGGATTTACTTCTTCTTGTCCTTCTCCCAGCAGCAGTGGACTCGGCAGAACCTCTGACTTCCCTAAAGTTCGTGGGAGACGCGGCGTTCCTCGCCTGCTGCTCCGACGGCACCGTCTACGCCGCCGACATTCGGACGCCCGCCGCTCCCCGGGTCTCGCCTCCGCCGCCGTCTGCGGGGGAGTCGTTGCTGTGGTGGGCCGACGCCTCTGCGGCGCCGCAgcagtcctgctggaaggtggtcCGAGTCTCCTCCTCGGCTCAGGCGGTGGTGTCGGACCTGAGGAATCTGGGAGGAGCGCTGGGCGGGGCTCAGCTGGACCTGCAGACGGCTCCCTGCAGACCGGGGGACGTCACCGTGTCCTGGGCGCCGGCGCTGGACGGCTGCTTCTCGGTGTCGGGTCAGTTTACGCAACATTTCTGATCGTTTTTAAAGGTGCATCCACTGTGCAGCGtccgggggggggggcagattaaaaacattttctgcaccAACAGAATGACAAAAAACGTTTAACGCAAAAAAGTttggaaacaaaacatttattaatacTAAAGTCTGAGCAGTCTGGGGGAGTTGAACCTGGAACCTCCAATGCTCTAACCAGCAGCTGTTATGCTGCAGACTAGGAACTTTCAGGTTCACGCCGACACCAAAACCGAAGGCAGCGGTGGGATTTGAACCGACGCGTGACgcagatttgaacccaggaccttcctgcTGTGAGGAAACGGTGCTCCCAGCTGCTCCTCTTGGGCTAAACTGGGCGCGTGTCATGTAATCTGAGGCCTTCATGGTCACCATTACAAAGATTAGACTAAAAACAGTTTGTTTCCCAACAGAAAAGCGGAAAATATCCTTTTTATTCTGagctattttctgtttaaacatgCAATATTTGAATTAGAACAGAAGTAATTCTtgtaattcagcattaatggtGTTCAGTTCAacgtttttccattttgttggTCTAGAACACGGGTTCCCACAGGGGGAGATGATCCAAATTCTTGAGATGTAGTTGTTTTAATGTGGCTATTATATGCCTTTaaatcatggcaaaaaaaaaatctccaacatTTACAACCATTCAGcatcagaaaacagttttttttctcgcaaaaatgttaaattaatcTCAAATTTCTGTTGCTCCTCTTGTGGAAATTTATATCTCTGGggccattatttttttttttttacattttcttcaatcaACAATGGCTGCAAAACAACATTTAGAGATAGTTGTGATagtatgaggaaaaaaaagtattttgttaaataatttatatataatataataataataatttgatgctgatttgctaaaaatatataaaataaaaattcttagTTGTGAAAACGAAACCAAAGAATAAATTCaaaagatgctcaacattcctcattttaacacagGATTCTCAgaaaaatactactttattaTCGCAGTTTTGTCGTCATTTCCAAAaagggaaagagagaaaaaagtctCTGCCATTGTCAACTTTAGGAACCCCTGgtctagaaaatgtttttagtctgtTCCCAAAAACCAAACGAACTGCTGTATTTAATTTAAGTCTGTTTTAGTTCCTTCttattataatattaaaataaaagcaaaaaaggcaaataaagcaaaatactCTGGGAAATATGTAACATTTTCCTCTTAATGATTTATCTATTATagaagcactgcaaaaacggatctaaaaacaagtaagatgttctcaaagttagtctatttgtccttgatttgagccagtaaataagattatctgccaatggaaggagtatctttacctctaaaataagataattagatttcctgcacttgaaataagatggagatgaattgttcctattcttaagtggaaaaatcttattccattggcaaatagtcttatttacctgctcaaatcaaggacaaatacactaattttaggaaaatttcacttatttttagttctgtttttcacAGTGACGATTTAATCAGGTGTCCATCTGCATCGGCTCCATTTGCTAGAACTTGCAGTCGAGGGCCACAAATGGTCCCCAGGCGCCACTTTGGACCCCCTGATCCATTAGGAAGGAGGAAACTTGATTATTCTCAGATTCCCTTCATTTTTAGCTCTGTCTGGGTTCCAGTTGCCACTTTCAGTTACAGAGGTTCcggttttaaactttttgattTTGGTCCCCCGACAACCAGAAGTCCCGTTTTTATCTTTTCTCAGCGCTTTTctctcgccttcctctccaggTTTCGGCGGACTCGTTCAGATTTACGACACCGCCGGCTGGAGGACGGCGCCGCAGGACGCCCGGCCGCTGTTTCAGCACCGCGGCCACGTGGTTCCCTCACGTCGCCACGACGACTCTGACCCCGCCTCCGTCACCGTCCACGCCTGGCATCCCGAGCGGCCGAGGACGCTGCTGTCGGCGGCGTCGGACGGATCGTTCCACGTCTGGGACTGGGTGGAACCAGAGGCGGGCTGAGGCTGCCGCTCAGTGATGCGGGTCTAATGGGTGCTGAGGAACCCGATGAATGTCTGGTTTGGGATGTTAAAGCTGCTGCCTCTGTCTGATGAGATGAACTGggctaataataaaaaacagaaaatgtgaccAAATCGAATAGAGATTGCTTGGAATGACGGCTGCTCCCTGTAACTGCTCTAATTTAAATCCAGACTGAGGTTTAATGGGACGTGTTTTATTTCCCCACAGAGGTTTGAATTTGGTTTCTGACAGCGCTCTgcattatttccctttttttcagtaaattatTTCTCTGCCTAGTTTGGTTTGCTCCGCTCTAAAACCTAACATACCTTTTATACAAATCACAAAACTGACTGAATTAATTTAGTTCAGCCATTCAAATAGTGGCTTTACTCTATAAAActgttaatttctttatttttttgccttctcTTGTCCAGCAGAATGGTGCTCAGACAGCCGTACTCATACCGAACATATTTGCTTCATCAAAGGAGGCTTTATTCCCATAAATCCTGCtatgatgatttattttattgctgttgaGCACAAACTGGTACCAAATATAACAATGGGAGAGGGATGACTGACAGAAACGATGAAAATACTGCATGTAAACAAAAGTTACAAAACGCGAcaaccagctgctccaccaAAGTCACTCCTGTGGGGAAACCAGAGCAAGACGAACCGAACACCTGCAGAGACAAAACAAACGGCAACATCAGCAGCAAAATGGAGCAAAACTGCTGGTGCCAATGGAGAGAACAACAcaggtcatctcaaggctctttccaaagtcagcttccatcagatcctccaggttggtgagaaagtttcctctctaaggaaacccagcaggttgcatcaagtctctccaagcagcattcactcctcctgaaagagcgtagagccacagtggacagtcgtctgcattgttgatggctttgcagcaatccctcatactgagcatgcatgaagcgacagtggagaggaaaactcccctttaacagggaggagaacctccagcagaaccagaaccaggctcagtgtgaacgctcatctgcctccacccactggggcttagagaagacagagcagagacacagaaagcacagaagttcacattgacccaggagtactttctatggtagatggtaatagaggatgatctg is from Fundulus heteroclitus isolate FHET01 chromosome 3, MU-UCD_Fhet_4.1, whole genome shotgun sequence and encodes:
- the wdr73 gene encoding WD repeat-containing protein 73 isoform X2; translated protein: MEEMEAAENDDPLDDWFFESLKSYKDLHVFQLERPTQVIEWTSAKTVCVAGFHSSKNEILELRLPLKLLADENKGLCAERDFKVVHGGFSDGPVRCLRHVPGTRCVVTNDGRSSDLQLWDLGGDDSDVIRRTGSIRGTSASQTGTRIAAPPSAPARVLHGARSSDVRLTHLSTGQTLYKLAVDSAEPLTSLKFVGDAAFLACCSDGTVYAADIRTPAAPRVSPPPPSAGESLLWWADASAAPQQSCWKVVRVSSSAQAVVSDLRNLGGALGGAQLDLQTAPCRPGDVTVSWAPALDGCFSVSGFGGLVQIYDTAGWRTAPQDARPLFQHRGHVVPSRRHDDSDPASVTVHAWHPERPRTLLSAASDGSFHVWDWVEPEAG
- the wdr73 gene encoding WD repeat-containing protein 73 isoform X1, with translation MEEMEAAENDDPLDDWFFESLKSYKDLHVFQLERPTQVIEWTSAKTVCVAGFHSSKNEILELRLPLKLLADENKGLCAERDFKVVHGGFSDGPVRCLRHVPGTRCVVTNDGRSSDLQLWDLGGDDSDVIRRTGSIRGTSASQTGTRIAAPPSAPARVLHGARSSDVRLTHLSTGQTLYKLAAVDSAEPLTSLKFVGDAAFLACCSDGTVYAADIRTPAAPRVSPPPPSAGESLLWWADASAAPQQSCWKVVRVSSSAQAVVSDLRNLGGALGGAQLDLQTAPCRPGDVTVSWAPALDGCFSVSGFGGLVQIYDTAGWRTAPQDARPLFQHRGHVVPSRRHDDSDPASVTVHAWHPERPRTLLSAASDGSFHVWDWVEPEAG